The Chionomys nivalis chromosome 1, mChiNiv1.1, whole genome shotgun sequence sequence cttGTCTCAGCTTCATATCTCCCAGAATCAGCACACACGAATGGAGTGAAGGAAAAGCTATATATACAACCcaacagaataaaatgaaaagattttcctTCATCCACTCATATTTCCAAATTTGTATTAACAGAGGCAAGTAAAAAATGCTGTATAGCAGAAGAAATGCAATCACAGTTTGCAAAGCTTTGATGTGGGCTGTAGTTCTGGCATCTCTGGATCCTTGGGCATGCTGCTGCATTTTCTTGTGATGTGTccacagggagaagatgagcaggagGAAAGATGACAGGGACACACCAAAGGGTACAAACAGGAAAGTATTTTGAATAATTAACACATGCCTGTGACACTGTGCCTGGTAATGAGAATCAAAACTGTAGGATACGTTTCTTTGATATTCACTTATACACACATTAAATTCCAAGTTTAtcagcaaaatatttaaaaccaagAGAACCAGAGATGCAAGCAATACTACTGAAACTGCCTTTTTAACTCTCcactttaaataaagaaaaagagagttaGAAAAATTGCCTATCTTGAGAAAGTAAAAGACACCAAGGCATGTAGCAAGCCAGATGCTGAAATGATTGACTATCATCCATGAATTACTAAGGACCTGTATCATCCCTGAAGTCCTTTCTGAAACTGGATACAttgaggaaattaataaatttttgaaaaattgcaAGAACATAAAAATTCTGGAGGTTGCCAAAGCAGTGAGGATTTGATTTACGAATGAGATCTTCTTTGTCTTGACCCACTTCATGCAGTTTACCAGTAGTAAGTATCCATTTCCTAAATTTCCAATTATTAATTCCATGATTAAAATGATCATAAATGTTTTCTGTAAAATATTACTTATTGATTGCAGAAAATGctccatttttaaatatgttttgaagATTTGTTTACATACTCACTTGatatgctatttttaaattatttttgaggaTTTCTGAGTTGATTCTCATAACATATTAACTCTCAACTCTCCCACATATACTAACAAAGGAGTAAACATGGAGGCTAGCCAATAACCGAGTCAGAAGCTCTTTCCATGAAACTATGTCTTCTCAGATAGCTCAGACGAGGCAGATCAGGTActtctctgtacacacacagctCCCATAGTGTTTTCTAGTCATTGATAAAGTTTGGAAACTCACATGCTCCTGTGCAAATGAAAACACATTACTTTCATTACCTAGATGTTTGCTTCAATCCAGGTATTTTGTTATGACTATTTGAGTTCTATGAAAAATGCCTTTAGAAATTCTCAAGTATATAAAAGATGACAAAATGTAAACAGCTTATGTAACTTTCTGAGATACATGACTTTGTAGGTGCTTTAAAATTACCAATCTGTTCAGAGTCATGGCCATACAATATCTATAGATCTTACATTATAGTCTATTTTATAATgtcattttgttctttatttttctaattttaagtagtgaaaataatatttctttatttcacatGCATAGATATATCTGTACAAATGCTTACTCATAAATACATGTTTATTGAGATTTAAATACTTTTAGGATTTTCAATGTGTCCATATTTATTTTGCATCTAGACCATGCTTAGTATTGTACAAGTGGGTCAGATCATATTATGATACACACTCCATTTTAACTGGTGTATTAGGTATGTTTTCCATGTATATAAGGCATGAAATTCTTATGTTGTGAAAAGTCAATGAAAAGAATTAGCTCACCTACACAGTAAGACACTTCCTCATTCCCAGCTTCTACTTTGGCTGGTAGAGATGATTCTTCCATTAGCAACAAAGACCATCAGACTGTATCCACCTCGCTTTAGCAGCCTCCAGTATCTGCTTTTAAACATCACTGATTTTCACCAAGCAGAGGTAGGATGTCAAACATTCTGGgcaataaaaacaatgagaatTTTGATATTGTCATAATTTAGTAATTAGGGAACAATACTGGATATAATTAAATAAAGTCAGGAATGGTCTCCAATTACAGTATAGATTGCAGAAAATGCCAGGCAATAATTTAATGTCAATGTTTGATAGTACTTTTAATCACTGAATCAAAGAAAGTGAACCTGGTTCATTTGAAAACCCATAATTATCAATAATTTGGTGgtaagacagaaggagaaagcataATAGGCTACTTTTGGATATTAGGGAAAGTATCTAAGGATGGAAAAGCACACATACCTTCAGTGTAATGGCAGGAAGGTATCTGTGGTAAGGCTTCTTCCGGGGAGCAAATGAGAttaaggaagaagagaaacaggtaGAAATAGTACAAAGGGGTGGAGCTGTGTGGAATGGATGTCAATGGTGAGACTTCATAGGCTTTCAGCAAAGAAACAGGACCTGGGTCTACAGTGAGGATTACACTCACTTGCAAGGAGCTCTTTCATTCTGAATTAGAATCATCTCAGTTTCCACCAGGCCAGTAGCTCCGGGGGAGATAGTCTTTCCATAGAAGGTGAGAATGGCATACAGCTTTGCACTCACATTTCGGctgcaaaagaaaattaaaaattgacaTGTATTTTTCAGTACCCAGAGAAATGTACATTATTAGAAAGGCtaaatttttctatttgttaAATATCGATCAATAAACCAGAATTCTCTTTAAAATAAGTACCTCAAAAAGGAGAGGTGTTCTTACCCATTACAAAGTCAGTATTATATGTCTGTTTCATCTAGAATTcattgtatattattttaattttcatttacacTAGTCAGTATACTGATTACACCAAAATTAAGCATTCACAAAGAATGTGATCaactacaattttatttattcctcCATGCCTAAATAAATATTCCTGGGGAGATAATTCCAGGACTATATGgctatcaataataataattttatgatatTAAAAGACACTCTGATAAGTTGAGCTGCTTGCATGAATCTTAGGTCAACCTAGCTACCTGGAAAGGATACTCTCTAGTTTGTTGAGCTGGCTGCAGGTTACCCAATGCACTCCAGGTTTTCAGTTTTTCTGGGCTGTCATCCACGCTGTCACTTATGTTCCTATACCCTTCACCTATATTCCCACTAGTTACCCCAAAGAAAACTCATCGGTTCAGCAAGTTGGAATTAACTGTATTTTGATCTAACACCAGTTCCATATATACGGTGAGTGGATGTTTGTTCACATTGACCCCCTGCCCCAGGAATAGTATCACACAACAGGATTTAAATTCAGTTGGAAAGTGGTTGGTTAAACCAAGGGATGTGTAATAGACTCTATAcgtttaaagaaaaatgatgacaCAAATTAAGATAGGCATAAAAAGGGGTAGATCTGGGAGGACTTGGGGAAAATGGACAAATAGTATCATTCtcatagaattaaaaatattttttaaacatgtattCTCAGTGACCGTAAATCACTCAAGTGCTGCCGGGATGAATATGATACTTCcgcaaatttaaatttttctatcaTGGCCTAGGTACTGAGTTTCATAATTTTACTAGTTGGTATGATGAACCCAAAAATTATGCATAAATTTACCAAAAAAATGCATCAACACAATGCAAGTCAGTATTCCTCACTTGCTTGCTAGTAAATGAGACTCTAACTTTCACTGAAATATCAAACTAGAAAAATGAAGAGAGTAAGGAGCAAAACTTCAGTTCATGAATAGGTAGGTGCTCGCTTGATCTCttttaggaaaaataaaccaTCCTTGAAATCACGCTTTATTATAGTGCTGTCCTTTTCTGTTTGATGTTAATAAAATTCATAAGGAAAGGAACTTTTGCACATGTCTAGTAACCATAGGTGATAAAATCTTAGGTTAACAGATTAAAAATTCATAATCGGAGATATCAAGCATTGCTTCTACCTTCAACAGCTGATGACTTTACAAGCGAGTATATCATGActcactccagccccaggggagccAATCACATgaagcctctgaaaccatgagcccagaAAAATCTTTCCACTTATTAAGCAGGTTGCCTCTGattattttgtcacagtaacaatGTTGTAGGAATAAGCAGAATCTCTGTATTGGTCAAATATTAGAATGAACAGCTGATTTTTAGAAGTTGTGATTTTgagaaatctttattaaaaacagTGATTGTTTTGCTGAAGGTGCATTGCAGCCATCCCATGACATTGGTCACAAGATGCTTCTGACACACCTGAAGATCTTGTATGATTGTGTATTTCAGCCATACATAATGAAGGTCTAGAGTCGGGGGGCTTGTGATGCTCTCCTTTAGTAAGACATGTAAATTAGATTAGAGGCCTCAGTATGAAGAAATATTTTGGTAATAATCAATAAATACACCTGTATGGCTGTTCAGGATTTAGTTCATGTGAAGATGCTGGACCTTCCTCCTGCCACATAGGCCTTAAAATTTCATCTTAGACTGCTGTGTTTATTCAAGTGTCCTGTGCTCTTATTTACAAATACAGTTTTGAAAGACTCCTCATTCTGCAAAATGATACATTCATTCTGGTGCTCTGAGAGTAGGCATTAACTTTCTAGATAGAATATAGTTTAGAAAAACAAGaattcattaataaaaatgaaaaaccagaTTAATCATCGATAATTTGATCAGTCATTGATTGAAAAACAAAATcgttcatttcaaatattttttaaaagtaaaatttgagggacgttttattttaaaaatcttatttttctaaaactttccAGTTGGAGGGATTTCTgattctgctcctcttcctcttcttctccctcctttgtgTTCTATCTCCCCTCCTGCTCATTTTAACAACTCTGGTGTTATAATGTGGAAATACAGCATGagtaatgtcattttttttttttgatctgttGAGGTTAGTGTAAGAGATTAGTCCAAACCTAGGCAAAGTAGCAGCATCTGTTGCTTTGCTATCTCTTTAAGATTGAAAGAGACCTCTTGGAAATACAGGATAGATTCATAATACCAGGGAAGTACATGCTGACAAGATCCAGAATGCTCCTGGGATTCACAAGACTAAAGTCTTCTTTCTGAGGTTATTTAAGCAATAACAATCACTGGAGAGGAGGAGATTTCCTTACTGATGAGCTACCAGCAAATCTAGAACCTTTCCTAAGTCCTGACTGGTGCTAGGATAGACTGCATATGGGTGAAACTATCCTGAGACACTCAGGTACATATAAGTAACCCTGGCCCATCTTCTCAAAAGCAATCCAAAGAAACTCACTGGTTTACTAAGCTGGATGTGGATAAcatcatttctttggtctgtcattaGTCTTTTATTGAGGCTGAATGTCTCTGCTAGATTACATCCTTCTATACATGTTATTTACTATTGGCGTACTAATTGTGAAAATAAATTATCATGGTAGGTGGATTATATTCTAACTACTTAGGTGTGATGTATCAACCTATCaaattcagaaaagcaaaattttGTTGAACTTCATAATTACATCTTCACTTAGATCCATTATTTTTTCACAATTACAAAGCTTTCCTTATTAACATCATTATTTTCCTCCATCGCTTTTACTCCATAGACTAGAGTATAAAAATAATCACTATCAATCTATGCtatatgaaaaagtaaaagatgtaaaaaggaaaacagaaaatatagtaTAATTACTTAATTTCTAATAATTTCCAAATAGATATAACAGGATCACCTGtgctaaaaatattatttataagttCTGGTTCAAGTTGGAAAAGCGTAGATCTTTATAGttgatggaaatttttaatacttttaataaACCTAAGCAGTTAGTGTAATAGGGAATAGAGGAGACTCTGACCCTGAACTCCGTCCTCAGTTCCTTCAGATCAATACATTTGTGGGTGTTAGCAAATAGTCATTgcacaacatataaaaataagaactatATGTGGTCTTATAGTTCAATGAACTGATCTCGACAACCATATTTTAACATTCCATTTTACTTTGTTATTGTCAAACATATTTCGTTTACGGTTTAGTATTGACTTAAGGTCTTAAATAAGAAtgcaaaaattaatttaagataaTTCCCACAAAAATAATCActgttatatattattttttgttttgttttgaaacaaattCTGTCTATGTAGTTTTGTTTGGAATGAGAGTCACTGTCCAGTAACGCTGGTCTTGAATTTGAAGTTATCTTTTacctctgcctttcaaatgctgggatgGGATACAACATGCCAAATTACACCTGATAACCATTGTTTCAAGATTCTTATTTGGTTTATTTGAGCAAACACATTTACATTTGTATGTTTTATGCAGGAATAATAATACTCTATTTGTAGTAAACCTGGTTAAAAAGTTTTGAAATTTAAGATTTGCAATACTAaactttataaaaaatgaaacatgTCAGACAGAAGAACATGAACCCCATTCCCAAAACAAACGCACCAAATATTCTTAATCTGTTGGAAAATAATTCTTGTtggataaatttttaattttttttcttatagaaaaATGATCTCAACAAGCagtttctattaaaaatatttcaagatattatttgttttcaaattggGAGGGGATTGTCACTGCTGTTCATAATGAAGATGATaatattttacttgtattttattcataaatgtaATGAAGTAGCAAGCAGTTGTAAAATGTCCATATTAAAGCCATGTGAAGCCAAGTGCCTGATTTTCCTTCTTTGCAGTGGGACTTTGACAGGCTTCTTTAAAactaattatattataaaaattgaaaaaattataACTCATAGATTAAATATTTTGACATTTAACTATATTAAAAGTAAAGCCATGAAAATAAGTTACAGAAAAAccagatatttatatataaatagttAACTCCACAGTAATGAACACAGGTTCTTTTGAGAAATTTATGGAAAACTTTTGGGGCCGGAGAGTTAGTTCactgattaagaacacttgtagTTCTTGAAAAGGACCTGGATtttattcccagcaaccacagggagGCTTTTACCCTTCAGGCACTGGGAATACATGTGGTATtctaacacacatgcaggcaaaacacacaaaatattaaaataaaatttaaaaaaagatctaaaaagaattatttaaaaatactgctgattattttaatcaaatgatatttaaatacaaatgataTTAGCGATACCTAAAAggataattatataaatatataatgatggtacatatgtttgaaaatatttatatattacggATATTTATAGTGGAACAAGTGGCTTGAAGTATAACAAATGACTACGTTAAACTTACATGGTATCTGTGACAATAGTCTTTAACTTAGGAGACAATAGTACAATTCTTCTACCTGTGAGAGGgcacatgtgtgagcacatgcaagCACTGTACACACAAGCTTCTGTCAGCTTTTCACAAAGAATCATGCATAAGTGATTGGTGTTTTCATCAGACTTTATGAAGTATTAGCCTTCCTAGTGTCCCTTATCAATTTGGTTAGGAAATTTggggttttttaaaaatacataaatctgtCATTTAACAATtagtaaaaattttatatataaacctTATGGAACAAGGGACTTACAAACTCACTGCATATCCTTTGattgagttttaaaattttaattgcaaATGAGTAACATGGATGAATTCAAATTATGGTGGGCTTAATAAGGAGGAAACTGTTTTAAACCAAATCCAtagatttgtttatttgcatGCTTGTAAATGAGACTGTAGCTTCCATCTAACCTCAGCTCTGAAACTCACCAGTTCTTAGAAGGGTGTATGAATAAAATCCATCTGAACTGTTTTGCAAACattcttgtttcaaaataaataaataaataaaacc is a genomic window containing:
- the LOC130884340 gene encoding taste receptor type 2 member 117-like produces the protein MEHFLQSISNILQKTFMIILIMELIIGNLGNGYLLLVNCMKWVKTKKISFVNQILTALATSRIFMFLQFFKNLLISSMYPVSERTSGMIQVLSNSWMIVNHFSIWLATCLGVFYFLKIGNFSNSLFLYLKWRVKKAVSVVLLASLVLLVLNILLINLEFNVCISEYQRNVSYSFDSHYQAQCHRHVLIIQNTFLFVPFGVSLSSFLLLIFSLWTHHKKMQQHAQGSRDARTTAHIKALQTVIAFLLLYSIFYLPLLIQIWKYEWMKENLFILFCWVVYIAFPSLHSCVLILGDMKLRQASLSLCCSA